A genomic region of Capnocytophaga canimorsus contains the following coding sequences:
- a CDS encoding four helix bundle protein encodes MKSINLQNRLFEFSISAINEVRKLPIGIEYKLIAHQLIRSATSVGANYEESQGAVSQADFTNKIGICLKEIRETNYWIRILIRIYDDNRNWKDLEQESKELMSIIGAIHSKMRKKST; translated from the coding sequence GTGAAAAGTATAAACCTTCAAAATCGGTTATTTGAATTCTCCATATCAGCCATTAACGAAGTCAGAAAGCTTCCTATTGGCATTGAGTACAAATTGATTGCCCATCAGCTGATAAGGTCGGCAACTTCTGTCGGAGCCAACTACGAAGAATCGCAAGGAGCAGTATCACAAGCCGACTTTACCAATAAAATTGGCATCTGCTTGAAAGAGATAAGAGAAACAAACTATTGGATACGAATACTTATTAGAATTTATGACGATAATAGGAATTGGAAAGATTTGGAGCAAGAAAGTAAGGAGTTGATGAGCATTATAGGTGCCATACATTCAAAAATGAGAAAAAAATCAACTTAG
- the rfbA gene encoding glucose-1-phosphate thymidylyltransferase RfbA has product MKGIILAGGSGTRLYPITKGISKQLLPIYDKPMVYYPLSVLMLAGIREVLVISTPQDLPGFQRLLGDGSDYGISISYAEQPSPDGLAQAFIIGEQFIGNDDVCLVLGDNIFYGQSFTKMLLQSVETAEKERKATVFGYYVKDPERYGVAEFDAEGNVLSIEEKPEKPKSHYAVVGLYFYPNKVVNVAKNIKPSARGELEITTVNQEFLKDNELKVQLLGRGFAWLDTGTHDSLSEASNFVETIEKRQGLKISCLEEIAYKKGWISAEKIRELAQPMLKNQYGQYLLELIK; this is encoded by the coding sequence ATGAAAGGAATTATTCTCGCAGGAGGCTCAGGAACAAGGCTTTACCCTATTACAAAAGGTATTTCAAAGCAGTTACTACCTATATATGACAAACCGATGGTTTACTATCCACTTTCGGTGCTGATGTTGGCAGGTATTCGTGAAGTTTTGGTGATTTCGACCCCGCAAGACTTGCCTGGTTTTCAACGACTTTTAGGTGATGGTAGCGACTACGGAATTTCAATTAGTTATGCTGAGCAACCCTCACCTGACGGACTGGCACAAGCCTTCATCATCGGAGAGCAATTCATTGGAAATGATGATGTTTGCCTCGTATTAGGCGATAATATTTTCTACGGACAAAGTTTCACCAAAATGCTTCTGCAATCCGTTGAAACCGCTGAAAAAGAGCGTAAAGCAACCGTTTTCGGTTACTACGTCAAAGACCCTGAACGTTACGGAGTTGCCGAATTTGATGCAGAAGGAAACGTACTTTCCATCGAAGAGAAACCCGAAAAACCAAAATCGCATTACGCCGTGGTTGGGCTGTATTTCTATCCGAATAAAGTTGTAAATGTAGCTAAAAACATAAAACCTTCGGCGAGAGGAGAATTAGAAATTACCACAGTAAATCAGGAGTTTTTGAAAGACAACGAACTGAAAGTACAGCTATTAGGACGAGGTTTTGCGTGGCTTGACACAGGCACACACGATTCACTTTCAGAGGCTTCCAACTTCGTGGAAACTATTGAGAAAAGACAAGGACTTAAAATATCGTGTTTGGAAGAAATTGCCTACAAAAAAGGCTGGATTTCTGCCGAAAAAATCCGAGAGTTAGCCCAACCAATGCTCAAAAATCAATACGGGCAATATTTGTTAGAGTTGATTAAATAA
- a CDS encoding MFS transporter, with protein sequence MEKRRLSFWEIWNMSFGFLGIQFGFALQNANTSRIFETLGAKVEDIPILWIAAPVTGLIIQPIIGYMSDRTWTRLGRRRPYFLIGAILSSIALCIMPNSPSLWIAAGTLWIMDASINISMEPFRAFVGDNLPDEQRTTGFAMQSFFIGVGAVVGSALPYIYTNYLGISNTAPEGVIPDSVKWSFYAGAIVFLVAVLWTVFSSKEYSPAELEAFEKKDVNTYKNEVSSEEKAKKLNFYGAIFAVVGVISTIFLYFFKMEKELYILAIGMAMLGFSFLFTSYLHKRKVKENGFISITTDMLYMPKTMKQLALVQFFSWFSLFAMWIYTTATVTGRIYGTTDTSSPLYNEGADWVTLLFAVYNGVAALVAFLLPVLAKATSRKVTHFICLLLGGLGLISVYFISDPNMLIVSMVGVGIAWASILSMPYAILSGALPSDKMGYYMGVFNFFIVLPQIVAATILGVIVHNLFNNEPVYALVVGGVAMILSGFLTLGVKDSIK encoded by the coding sequence ATGGAAAAACGAAGATTAAGTTTTTGGGAAATATGGAATATGAGTTTTGGTTTTTTGGGTATCCAATTTGGTTTTGCCTTGCAGAATGCCAATACATCTCGTATTTTTGAAACATTAGGAGCCAAAGTTGAAGATATCCCAATTTTGTGGATTGCCGCTCCTGTTACTGGGCTAATTATTCAGCCTATTATTGGATATATGAGCGACCGAACGTGGACGCGATTGGGTCGCCGTCGTCCGTATTTTTTAATCGGTGCGATTCTCTCTTCTATCGCATTATGTATTATGCCGAATTCACCTTCACTATGGATTGCCGCTGGAACGCTCTGGATTATGGATGCCTCCATCAATATTTCAATGGAACCTTTCCGTGCTTTCGTAGGGGATAATCTGCCTGATGAACAACGTACTACCGGATTTGCAATGCAAAGTTTCTTCATCGGAGTGGGAGCTGTGGTAGGTTCGGCTTTGCCTTATATTTATACGAATTATTTGGGAATCAGCAATACAGCTCCCGAAGGGGTCATTCCCGATTCAGTAAAATGGTCATTCTATGCAGGAGCTATCGTTTTTCTGGTGGCTGTACTATGGACGGTTTTCTCTTCTAAAGAATATTCTCCTGCCGAGTTGGAAGCCTTTGAAAAGAAAGATGTCAATACCTACAAAAACGAAGTTTCTTCCGAAGAAAAAGCAAAAAAACTAAACTTTTACGGAGCAATTTTTGCTGTCGTGGGGGTTATTTCAACAATTTTTCTTTATTTTTTCAAAATGGAAAAAGAGTTGTACATTTTGGCTATCGGAATGGCAATGTTAGGATTTTCGTTCTTGTTTACGTCTTATCTGCATAAAAGAAAGGTGAAAGAGAATGGCTTTATTTCTATCACTACAGATATGCTTTATATGCCCAAAACGATGAAGCAATTGGCTTTGGTTCAGTTCTTTTCGTGGTTTTCGCTTTTTGCAATGTGGATTTACACTACGGCAACGGTAACGGGGCGTATCTATGGAACTACGGATACTTCCTCTCCTTTGTATAACGAGGGAGCAGATTGGGTTACATTGCTTTTCGCTGTGTACAATGGGGTAGCAGCATTGGTGGCATTCTTGCTTCCTGTTTTGGCAAAAGCTACTAGCCGTAAGGTTACTCACTTTATCTGTTTGTTATTGGGAGGATTAGGGCTTATTTCGGTGTATTTTATAAGTGACCCGAATATGCTTATCGTTTCGATGGTTGGTGTAGGGATTGCTTGGGCGAGTATCCTTTCGATGCCGTACGCAATTCTTTCTGGAGCATTGCCTTCGGATAAAATGGGGTATTATATGGGGGTATTTAATTTTTTTATTGTACTTCCACAGATAGTTGCTGCAACAATTTTAGGAGTTATCGTACACAATTTGTTTAATAACGAACCTGTATATGCGCTGGTTGTAGGAGGTGTAGCGATGATTTTATCAGGATTTTTGACTCTTGGAGTGAAAGATTCTATAAAGTAG
- the rfbB gene encoding dTDP-glucose 4,6-dehydratase → MKKNILITGGAGFIGSHVVRLFVNKYPDYRIINLDLLTYAGNLENLKDVEKSPNYEFVKADICDFQAMKQLIESKNISGIIHLAAESHVDRSIKDPFTFAKTNVMGTLSLLQAAREVWNGNWDGKLFYHVSTDEVYGALQMDNTLFTENTKYDPHSPYSASKASSDHFVRAYQDTYGLPTVISNCSNNYGSYQFPEKLIPLFINNIRSNKPLPVYGRGENVRDWLYVEDHARAIDVIFHKGKIGDTYNIGGFNEWKNIDLIRVIIKEVDKQLGRPEGSSEKLITFVTDRAGHDLRYAIDATKIKEELGWEPSLQFEEGIQRTVAWYLQNQEWLDTITSGDYQKYYDQMYKNR, encoded by the coding sequence ATGAAAAAAAACATTTTAATAACAGGCGGAGCTGGATTTATAGGCTCGCACGTGGTTCGGTTGTTTGTAAACAAATATCCTGACTACAGAATCATCAATTTGGATTTACTAACGTATGCCGGAAACTTGGAAAACCTCAAAGATGTAGAGAAATCACCTAACTACGAGTTCGTAAAGGCTGATATCTGCGACTTTCAGGCTATGAAGCAACTCATCGAGAGCAAAAACATCAGCGGAATAATCCATTTGGCAGCAGAAAGCCACGTAGACCGCAGCATTAAAGACCCTTTCACCTTCGCGAAGACCAATGTTATGGGTACGCTATCACTTCTACAGGCAGCACGTGAGGTTTGGAACGGCAATTGGGACGGGAAACTGTTCTATCACGTCTCCACCGATGAAGTGTATGGTGCTTTGCAGATGGACAATACGCTTTTTACAGAAAACACAAAGTACGACCCACATTCGCCCTATTCGGCATCGAAAGCCTCGTCCGACCACTTCGTTCGAGCTTATCAAGATACCTACGGACTTCCGACAGTTATCTCCAACTGCTCCAATAACTACGGAAGCTATCAGTTTCCTGAAAAATTAATCCCCCTATTCATCAATAACATTCGCAGTAATAAGCCGCTACCCGTTTACGGACGAGGTGAAAACGTGCGAGATTGGCTCTACGTTGAAGACCACGCCAGAGCAATTGACGTAATATTCCACAAGGGTAAAATTGGCGATACATACAACATCGGGGGCTTTAACGAGTGGAAAAACATCGACTTGATACGCGTCATCATCAAAGAAGTAGATAAGCAGCTAGGTCGCCCTGAAGGAAGCTCAGAAAAACTCATTACGTTTGTTACTGACCGAGCAGGGCACGACCTTCGTTATGCTATTGACGCTACAAAAATTAAAGAAGAACTTGGTTGGGAACCTTCCTTACAGTTCGAAGAGGGAATTCAGCGTACCGTAGCTTGGTATCTGCAAAATCAAGAATGGCTAGATACTATCACCAGTGGCGACTACCAAAAATATTACGACCAGATGTATAAAAATAGGTAG
- the pgmB gene encoding beta-phosphoglucomutase, whose product MKAYIFDLDGVIVDTAKFHFIAWKKIGQEFGFELTHELNEQLKGVSRVDSLQKILNWAGVSVSEEKFDELATRKNEDYLSYVAQMNENDILPGVKTFLEQAKQKNIRIALGSASKNARPILQKLGIISYFDAIVDGNDVSKAKPDPEVFVIAAQKLGVQNEDCVVFEDSEAGVQAAKTAGMKAIGIGSADVLHQADEVFSGFEEILRVEK is encoded by the coding sequence ATGAAAGCATACATATTTGATTTAGATGGCGTTATCGTCGATACAGCAAAATTTCACTTTATAGCGTGGAAGAAAATTGGACAAGAATTTGGGTTTGAACTCACACACGAACTTAACGAACAGCTTAAGGGCGTAAGCCGTGTTGATTCGCTTCAAAAAATATTGAATTGGGCAGGTGTTTCTGTTTCCGAAGAAAAATTTGATGAGTTAGCAACACGCAAAAATGAAGATTATTTAAGCTATGTGGCTCAAATGAACGAAAACGATATCTTACCTGGTGTAAAAACATTTTTGGAACAGGCAAAGCAAAAAAATATAAGGATTGCTTTGGGTTCGGCAAGTAAAAATGCCCGTCCGATTTTGCAAAAACTCGGAATTATTTCGTATTTTGATGCCATTGTTGATGGAAATGACGTTAGCAAAGCCAAACCCGACCCCGAAGTTTTTGTGATTGCAGCTCAAAAATTAGGTGTTCAAAATGAAGATTGCGTGGTTTTTGAAGATTCGGAAGCAGGAGTTCAAGCGGCCAAAACGGCAGGAATGAAAGCTATCGGAATTGGAAGTGCAGACGTGCTACATCAAGCCGATGAGGTTTTTTCCGGTTTTGAAGAAATATTACGTGTGGAAAAATAG
- a CDS encoding GNAT family N-acetyltransferase, with product MKNIVNIRPMNPSEYSLLQDFLYEAIFLPEGVTPPPRDIVFHPELRIYFADFGSQKGDVAVVATASERIIGAAWARIINDYGHIDDQTPSLSISLYSEYRNQGIGTKLFQKLLDQLAEEGYEKASLSVQKANYAAKMYLKMGFYVVKENDEDYVMVIDLNSTNTH from the coding sequence ATGAAAAACATTGTGAATATACGTCCGATGAATCCGAGCGAGTATTCGTTATTGCAGGATTTTTTGTACGAAGCCATATTTTTGCCCGAAGGCGTTACACCGCCACCGCGTGATATTGTCTTTCACCCCGAACTACGCATCTATTTTGCTGATTTTGGTTCACAAAAAGGTGATGTAGCCGTAGTGGCAACAGCTTCGGAACGGATAATTGGTGCGGCGTGGGCAAGAATTATCAACGATTACGGACATATTGACGACCAAACTCCCTCACTTTCTATTTCGCTTTATTCAGAATATCGAAATCAAGGTATTGGTACAAAATTATTTCAAAAATTGCTTGACCAACTTGCTGAGGAGGGCTACGAAAAAGCTTCATTATCTGTGCAGAAAGCCAATTATGCAGCAAAAATGTATTTGAAAATGGGGTTTTATGTCGTCAAGGAAAATGACGAAGATTATGTGATGGTGATTGATTTGAATTCGACAAATACACATTAA
- the rfbC gene encoding dTDP-4-dehydrorhamnose 3,5-epimerase has translation MNIIQTEIKDVIIIEPEIFGDERGYFFESFSQEKFVEQVCKTTFVQDNESKSRYGVVRGLHFQKPPFSQSKLVRVVVGKVLDVAVDIRKGSPTFGKHVAVELSAENKRQLFVPRGFAHGFAVLSEEVIFQYKCDNYYNPKEEGSVLWNDPALQIDWKIPHQNIILSQKDKESPLLKDAFHFDFDVNLYE, from the coding sequence ATGAACATAATCCAAACAGAAATAAAAGACGTTATCATCATTGAACCTGAAATTTTCGGCGATGAGCGCGGATACTTTTTTGAGTCGTTTTCACAAGAAAAGTTCGTGGAACAAGTTTGTAAAACAACTTTCGTACAGGATAACGAATCAAAATCGCGTTACGGTGTGGTAAGGGGATTGCACTTTCAGAAACCTCCGTTTTCGCAGTCGAAATTGGTACGCGTAGTAGTAGGAAAGGTTTTGGACGTTGCGGTCGATATCCGCAAAGGTTCGCCTACTTTTGGTAAACACGTAGCTGTTGAGCTTTCTGCCGAAAACAAGCGACAATTGTTCGTTCCTAGAGGTTTTGCTCACGGATTTGCCGTGCTGAGCGAGGAAGTCATTTTTCAATATAAGTGCGACAATTACTACAATCCAAAGGAGGAAGGAAGCGTTCTGTGGAACGACCCTGCATTGCAAATCGATTGGAAAATCCCTCATCAAAATATTATTCTTTCGCAAAAAGACAAAGAAAGCCCCTTGCTGAAAGATGCTTTTCACTTCGATTTTGATGTAAACCTATACGAATAA
- a CDS encoding glycoside hydrolase family 65 protein, which produces MNQDYIVPDNWCIIEEGFEKDRVMQSESLFSLGNGAMGQRANFEEHYSGKTFQGSYIGGVYYPDKTKVGWWKNGYPEYFAKVLNAPSWIGIRVKVNGNELDLNTCKSVRNFKRVLNMKEGVYTRSFVATLPSGMEIQVNVTRFLSLQYDEVGVIRYEVTPLTEKATITFESYLDSSIENHDTNWEEKFWNTLDVKQVGNRGFIVAETKKTAFRVCTFMENRLEVNGVVSNIQKVNQKENYIGFVYETSAEKNQTAQFEKYAGYVTSFNHPKEKLIEETEQLLLKITALGFNELLKKQKEDWAEVWQMADITIEGDVKAQQAIRFNIFQLNQTYSGKDARLNIGPKGFTGEKYGGSTYWDTEAYCLPFYMATKNAEVARNLLKYRYDQLGKAIENAEKLGFKNGAALYPMVTMNGEECHNEWEITFEEIHRNGAIAFAIYNYVRYTNDFAYVPEMGLEVLIGIARFWHQRATFSKDKNKYVILGVTGPNEYENNINNNFYTNYIAQWCIKYAKECLDKVKTSYSDDFERVWKKTNLSENEIEQWLAVAENMYYPYSEELNIYLQQDGFLDKELITVAELDKKERPINQHWSWDRILRSPYIKQADTLQGFYFFEDHFTKEELARHYDFYEPFTVHESSLSPCVHSILAASLGRMEHAYTFYLRTSRLDLDDYNKEVHEGLHITSMAGTWMSIVEGFGGLRMRNGMLHLNPQIPSQWKSYSFKVNFRNHIVTLEVFPESVVVSNQGGTSLKMCVFGKEVEVSNQPIKIVR; this is translated from the coding sequence ATGAATCAAGATTATATCGTGCCGGATAATTGGTGCATCATAGAAGAAGGATTTGAAAAAGACCGCGTAATGCAGTCCGAGAGTTTGTTCAGTTTGGGTAACGGAGCGATGGGGCAACGTGCTAATTTCGAGGAACATTACTCAGGAAAAACCTTTCAAGGAAGTTATATCGGAGGGGTCTATTATCCCGACAAAACCAAAGTGGGTTGGTGGAAAAACGGCTATCCGGAGTATTTTGCCAAAGTGTTAAACGCTCCAAGTTGGATAGGTATTCGTGTGAAAGTCAACGGAAATGAATTGGATTTGAATACGTGCAAATCGGTCAGAAATTTCAAACGCGTACTAAATATGAAAGAGGGGGTTTACACGCGTTCGTTTGTGGCGACACTCCCAAGCGGAATGGAAATTCAGGTAAACGTAACTCGTTTTCTTTCATTGCAATACGATGAAGTGGGCGTAATTCGTTATGAGGTTACTCCTCTTACCGAAAAAGCTACTATTACGTTTGAGTCGTATTTGGATAGTTCTATTGAAAATCACGATACAAACTGGGAAGAAAAATTCTGGAATACACTCGATGTCAAGCAAGTAGGAAACAGAGGCTTTATCGTAGCGGAAACTAAAAAGACAGCCTTTCGTGTTTGTACCTTTATGGAAAATCGGTTGGAAGTAAACGGCGTAGTTTCTAACATTCAAAAGGTAAATCAAAAAGAGAACTACATCGGTTTCGTATATGAAACTTCGGCAGAGAAAAATCAAACCGCTCAATTTGAAAAGTATGCAGGATATGTAACTTCATTCAATCATCCGAAAGAAAAATTGATTGAAGAAACGGAGCAATTATTGCTGAAAATTACTGCTTTAGGCTTCAACGAATTATTGAAAAAACAGAAAGAAGATTGGGCTGAGGTTTGGCAAATGGCGGATATCACTATCGAAGGCGATGTCAAAGCACAACAAGCAATTCGTTTTAATATTTTCCAATTGAATCAAACGTATTCGGGTAAAGATGCTCGTTTGAATATTGGTCCGAAAGGATTTACAGGTGAAAAATATGGAGGAAGTACCTATTGGGATACCGAAGCCTATTGTTTGCCTTTCTATATGGCGACCAAAAACGCCGAAGTGGCTCGTAATTTGTTGAAATATAGATATGACCAATTGGGGAAAGCCATCGAAAATGCTGAAAAATTAGGTTTCAAAAACGGAGCAGCTCTCTACCCAATGGTAACGATGAATGGCGAAGAATGTCACAACGAGTGGGAAATCACCTTTGAGGAAATCCATCGTAATGGAGCTATTGCGTTTGCGATTTACAATTATGTGCGTTACACGAATGACTTTGCGTACGTTCCTGAAATGGGCTTGGAAGTACTTATCGGAATTGCACGTTTCTGGCACCAAAGAGCGACCTTTTCAAAGGATAAGAATAAATACGTAATTCTCGGAGTAACAGGTCCTAACGAATACGAAAATAATATCAATAACAATTTCTATACGAACTACATCGCTCAATGGTGTATCAAATATGCTAAGGAATGTTTGGATAAAGTGAAAACTTCTTATAGTGATGATTTTGAGCGAGTTTGGAAGAAAACTAATCTTTCCGAAAACGAAATAGAGCAATGGTTAGCAGTTGCCGAAAATATGTATTATCCGTATTCGGAAGAATTGAATATTTATCTGCAACAAGATGGCTTTTTGGATAAAGAACTCATCACAGTGGCAGAGTTGGATAAAAAAGAACGTCCTATCAATCAGCATTGGTCGTGGGATAGGATTTTGCGTTCGCCTTACATCAAACAAGCGGATACATTGCAAGGTTTCTACTTCTTTGAAGACCATTTCACGAAGGAAGAATTGGCTCGTCATTACGATTTTTACGAACCTTTTACGGTACACGAATCGTCACTTTCTCCGTGCGTACATAGCATTTTGGCAGCTTCTTTGGGGAGAATGGAACACGCTTACACGTTCTATTTGCGTACTTCTCGCCTCGATTTGGACGATTACAACAAAGAAGTTCACGAAGGATTGCACATTACCTCAATGGCAGGAACGTGGATGAGCATCGTGGAAGGCTTTGGTGGTTTGCGTATGCGAAACGGAATGTTACACCTGAATCCGCAAATTCCATCGCAATGGAAAAGTTATTCGTTTAAAGTGAATTTTCGAAATCACATTGTTACTTTAGAAGTTTTTCCAGAATCGGTAGTAGTTTCTAATCAAGGAGGTACATCGCTGAAAATGTGTGTTTTTGGAAAGGAAGTTGAGGTAAGTAACCAACCTATAAAAATAGTAAGATAA
- a CDS encoding HXXEE domain-containing protein, whose translation MSELQLLMVLLPVVFMVHDFEEVVMFETWLSKNRDELRQRFPKLEKFLTRNNFFAYSTADFAVAVAHEFLLLSVVCYLSVWFGSYGWWFAGFMAFFIHLWMHIVQWLVYGKYVPVIIISLLSLPYCFYTFWKFVESDILSFEEMFWWTVGGIVVTIVSFPLAFFWASKFHKFRKKM comes from the coding sequence ATGTCAGAATTACAATTACTTATGGTGTTGCTTCCTGTGGTATTTATGGTGCACGATTTTGAGGAAGTTGTAATGTTCGAGACGTGGCTTTCCAAAAATCGAGATGAATTGAGGCAACGTTTCCCGAAACTGGAAAAATTCCTGACTCGCAATAATTTTTTTGCATATTCCACAGCCGATTTTGCGGTAGCGGTAGCCCACGAATTTTTATTGCTTTCAGTTGTTTGTTATTTGTCGGTTTGGTTTGGGAGTTATGGTTGGTGGTTTGCCGGATTTATGGCGTTTTTCATTCATTTATGGATGCACATCGTGCAATGGCTTGTGTATGGAAAGTATGTCCCAGTGATAATCATCTCCCTACTGTCGCTTCCATATTGTTTTTATACATTTTGGAAGTTTGTTGAATCTGATATTCTGTCTTTTGAAGAGATGTTTTGGTGGACAGTCGGAGGAATTGTAGTAACTATTGTAAGTTTTCCGTTAGCATTCTTTTGGGCGTCGAAATTTCATAAGTTTCGTAAGAAAATGTAA
- a CDS encoding imm68 putative immunity domain-containing protein — translation MYITGKYWNNYIGDTDDSLTLVDYLLDKQKEEITLSEIFSDTSLERLNWNFRQTDTLLIYTDKQGIQREFYYAIDLITDLAALLLECKKNGSVNLSELSEGNFDATSLNIKIISTQEENKQMNKALKDFVAEPLSYDLSEMCPEEVMLEIAEICEELRKELFEE, via the coding sequence ATGTATATTACAGGTAAATACTGGAATAACTATATTGGTGATACAGATGATAGTTTGACATTAGTGGATTATCTTTTAGACAAGCAAAAGGAAGAAATTACCTTGAGTGAAATCTTCTCTGATACAAGTTTAGAACGCCTGAATTGGAATTTTCGTCAAACAGATACTTTACTTATTTATACTGATAAACAAGGAATTCAACGCGAGTTTTATTATGCAATTGATTTAATTACTGATTTAGCGGCATTACTTTTGGAATGTAAAAAGAATGGAAGTGTTAATTTGAGCGAACTTTCGGAAGGAAATTTTGATGCTACTTCATTGAATATTAAAATCATTTCAACTCAAGAGGAAAATAAACAAATGAATAAAGCTTTGAAAGATTTTGTAGCAGAACCTTTATCATACGATTTGAGTGAAATGTGTCCAGAAGAAGTGATGTTGGAAATAGCAGAAATCTGTGAAGAATTAAGAAAAGAACTTTTTGAAGAGTAA
- the rfbD gene encoding dTDP-4-dehydrorhamnose reductase, which translates to MKNILITGADGQLGSEIQNIQGKTKNYFFTDASDLDITDRQAISDFVKKNNIQIVVNCAAYTNVDKAEDDIQTANLINNIAVGCLAEVCRENNASLIHISTDYVFGGTKNTPYSEADPTEPLGIYGRTKLEGEKAIQNADIDYLIIRTSWLYSLSFGHNFVKTIQRLSSERNELKVVFDQVGTPTNARDLAAFIVHIIEKDLCKKREVYHFSNEGVCSWFDFATEIVRMSGNDCLVKPCLSSEFPSKVKRPSYSVLDKSKLKNDFNYTISHWKEALKGK; encoded by the coding sequence ATGAAAAACATATTAATTACAGGAGCTGACGGACAATTAGGCTCTGAAATTCAGAATATTCAAGGAAAAACCAAAAATTACTTCTTTACAGATGCTTCGGACTTGGACATTACCGACCGACAGGCAATTTCGGATTTCGTAAAGAAAAATAACATTCAGATTGTGGTTAATTGTGCCGCATATACCAACGTGGACAAGGCAGAAGACGACATACAAACCGCCAACCTGATAAATAACATCGCAGTAGGCTGCTTGGCAGAAGTCTGCAGGGAAAACAACGCTTCTCTTATTCATATATCAACGGATTACGTTTTTGGAGGTACTAAAAACACGCCTTACTCTGAAGCAGACCCTACGGAACCGCTGGGAATTTACGGACGAACGAAATTAGAGGGCGAAAAAGCCATTCAGAATGCGGATATCGATTATCTTATCATCAGAACCTCGTGGTTGTACTCGCTTTCCTTTGGGCATAACTTCGTCAAAACCATTCAACGATTGAGTTCTGAACGCAATGAACTCAAAGTAGTTTTCGACCAAGTTGGGACGCCCACAAATGCTCGTGACTTAGCTGCATTTATCGTCCATATCATTGAGAAAGATTTGTGCAAAAAACGCGAGGTGTATCATTTCTCAAATGAAGGCGTATGCTCGTGGTTCGACTTCGCTACCGAAATCGTTCGTATGTCGGGGAATGATTGTCTGGTTAAACCTTGCTTGTCGAGCGAGTTCCCAAGTAAGGTAAAACGTCCAAGTTATTCGGTTTTGGACAAATCAAAACTAAAAAACGATTTTAATTATACAATTTCACATTGGAAAGAGGCTTTAAAAGGGAAATAA